From a single Nicotiana tomentosiformis chromosome 2, ASM39032v3, whole genome shotgun sequence genomic region:
- the LOC138905622 gene encoding uncharacterized protein codes for MEDLLTAEDYELWTIVNPGPLNPTKQNGQNEDVPKDPSKFVVADFSMMEKNAKAKKILICGLGPDEYNKISLCSNAKEIWDAFQTSYEGKNQVKRLMIELLIMKYELFSMKEFDLFKR; via the coding sequence ATGGAGGATCTCCTAACGGCTGAGGATTATGAACTATGGACAATAGTGAATCCAGGACCACTAAATCCCACCAAACAAAATGGGCAAAATGAAGATGTTCCCAAAGACCCATCTAAATTTGTAGTAGCAGACTTTAgtatgatggaaaagaatgcaaAGGCCAAGAAGATCCTCATCTGTGGACTTGGTCCTGATGAATACAACAAGATATCTCTATGCTCCAATGCAAAGGAGATCTGGGATGCATTTCAAACTTCTTATGAAGGAAAAAATCAAGTAAAGAGATTAATGATTGAGTTGCTCATAATGAAATATGAGCTCTTTTCTATGAAGGAGTTTGACCTATTCAAGAGATGA